The following proteins come from a genomic window of Raphanus sativus cultivar WK10039 unplaced genomic scaffold, ASM80110v3 Scaffold3299, whole genome shotgun sequence:
- the LOC130494780 gene encoding uncharacterized protein LOC130494780 has product MDSLLLEDFGQKVDLTRRIREVLLNYPEGTTVLKELIQNADDAGATRVRLCLDRRAHGTGSLLSDSLAQWQGPSLLAYNDAVFTEEDFVSISRIGGSGKHGQAWKTGRFGVGFNSVYHLTDIPSFVSGKYVVLFDPQGAYLPNVSAANPGKRIDFVGSSALSHYEDQFLPYCVFGCDMKRSFSGTLFRFPLRSPEQAASSRLSRQAYFEDDVSLMFDQLFEEGVFSLLFLKCVLSIEMYTWEAGDPEPKKLYSVSVSSPKDDTVLHRQAVLRLSKTSISGDREMDAFTLEFVSESEKGGQSKRRTDKFYIVQTMASASSRIGSFAATASKEYDIHLLPWASVAACVSDDSAENNFLKLGHAFCFLPLPVRTGLTVQVNGYFEVSSNRRGIWYGEDMDRSGKVRSAWNRLLLEDVVAPSFARLLLCLREVLDPRDSYFSLWPSGSFEAPWNILVEQIYKNVCNAPVLFSDLDGGKWVSPADAYLHDEEFSRSKELGDALLQLEMPIVCLPRSVFDMLLKHPSFFIPKVVTPDRVRNFLKGCKTLSTLKKSLKLVLLEYCLDDLTDDDVCTQASNLKLLPLANGDFGFFSGSAEAVAYFICDELDHMLLQKAYDRVIDRNIPPGLYSRLFAIAESQTANLAIFSIQNLLQLFPRLVPAEWKYRTKISWHPDSNPDHPSSSWFVLFWQYLEKQCESLLLFRDWPILPSTSGYLYILSAQSKLINAEKLPDAVRNVLEKIGSKILNNNFKVKHSDLSSFVSDATYTGVLESVFDAASSDMEGVQNLIYNLNVEEKDELRSFLLDPKWHMGNQVGDLYLRNCKILPIYRVYGETCTQESDYSDLVNPPKYLPPSDVPACLLGCEFILSSKSREEDVLSRYYGIERMRKSNFYRQHVFSRIEILQPEIRDQVMISILQNLPQLCMEDRSLREELQNLEFVPTVTGPLKRPSVLYDPRNEELYALLEDSDCFPGSGFQKSAILDMLQGLGLRTTVSPETILESARLVERLMSMDLEKAHSRGKVLFSFLEVNAMKWLPNQSSEDDGAINRIFSRAATAFRPRNLTCNLVKFWSELKMICWCPVLASAPFQTLPWPVVTSTVAPPKLVRPKTDMWLVSASMRILDGECSSTPLAYNLGWLSHPGGSAIAAQLLELGKNNEILIDQVLRQELALAMPKIYSILAGLLGSDEMDIVKAVLEGSRWIWVGDGFATLSEVVLDGPLHLVPYIRVIPTDLAVFRKLFVELGVREFLTPSDYADVLCRIAERKGNSPLDPQEIRAAVLIAQQLAEAQFLDKVTIYLPDVAGRLFPSSDLVYNDAPWLTASDNHSSSFSAESTMLLNAKRTMQKFIHGNLSNEVAEKLGARSLRRVLLAESADSMNFSLSGAAEAFGQHEALTTRLKHILEMYADGPGILFELVQNAEDAGASEVTFLLDRTHYGTSSLLSPEMADWQGPALYCFNNSVFTQQDMYAISRIGQASKLEKPLAIGRFGLGFNCVYHFTDIPGFVSGENIVMFDPHANHLPGISPTHPGLRIKFAGRNILDQFPDQFAPFLHFGCDLEHTFPGTLFRFPLRNANVAPRSHIKKETYTPEDVLSLFTSFSGVVSEALIFLRNVKSVSIFVKEGAGHEMQLLHRVCKDYSVGKDTEPKPSNQVFSLLDENLSAGMNKDQLLKKLSSTVVKDLPYKCQKVVVTEQDSSGCTSHGWITGEYLNAGVSKKHLNLPEMSHKLIPWASVAVLINSVKTDETENAAASNSDIFGPSTISAQNRRNFGGRAFCFLPLPITTGLPAHINAYFELSSNRRDLWFGNDMAGGGKVRSDWNLYLIEEVVVPAYGHLLEKIASELGPCNLFFSVWPVTLGAEPWASLVRKLYGFIANNGLRVLHTKARGGQWISTKQAIYPDFSFPKADELVDVLADAGLPVINISKSVAERFREACSSLHFLTPQLLRTLLTRRKREFKDRSGLVLALEYCILDLE; this is encoded by the exons ATGGATTCGCTTCTCCTCGAAGATTTTGGCCAGAAGGTGGATTTGACGCGACGGATTCGGGAGGTTTTGTTGAACTACCCGGAAGGAACCACCGTGCTCAAGGAGCTCATACAGAACGCCGACGACGCCGGAGCCACACGTGTCCGTCTCTGCCTCGATCGCAGGGCTCACGGGACGGGCTCTCTGTTGTCTGACTCTCTGGCTCAGTGGCAGGGTCCTTCTCTCTTGGCTTACAATGACGCTGTGTTCACTGAGGAGGATTTCGTTAGTATCTCGAGGATTGGTGGGAGTGGGAAGCATGGTCAGGCTTGGAAGACTGGTCGTTTTGG GGTTGGGTTCAACTCGGTGTACCATTTGACTGATATACCTTCCTTTGTGAGTGGCAAGTACGTGGTGTTGTTTGATCCTCAAGGTGCTTACCTTCCTAACGTCTCTGCAGCTAACCCAGGGAAGAGAATTGATTTCGTTGGTTCGTCGGCTCTGTCTCACTACGAGGATCAGTTTCTTCCTTACTGCGTCTTTGGATGTGACATGAAAAGGAGTTTTAGTGGCACTTTGTTTCGTTTCCCTTTGAGGAGTCCCGAGCAGGCTGCTTCTAGTAGGCTTTCGAGGCAGGCGTATTTTGAAGATGACGTTTCTTTGATGTTTGATCAGCTCTTCGAGGAAGGGGTTTTCTCGTTGCTTTTTCTTAAGTGTGTTTTGTCTATTGAGATGTACACGTGGGAGGCTGGAGATCCGGAGCCTAAAAAGCTTTATTCGGTTTCGGTCAGCTCTCCGAAGGATGATACTGTGCTGCATCGGCAGGCGGTTCTTAGACTGTCGAAGACGTCGATTTCTGGAGATAGGGAGATGGATGCGTTTACTCTCGAGTTCGTGAGTGAGTCTGAGAAGGGGGGACAAAGTAAACGGAGAACAGACAAGTTTTACATAGTTCAGACAATGGCATCAGCGTCTAGCAGAATTGGCTCTTTTGCTGCTACTGCATCCAAAGAATATGATATTCACTTGCTACCATGGGCTTCAGTTGCAGCTTGCGTATCAGATGATTCAGCAGAG AATAATTTCTTAAAGCTTGGGCATGCTTTTTGCTTTCTTCCATTGCCTGTACGAACTGGATTGACGGTACAAGTCAACGGATACTTTGAGGTGTCATCAAATCGCCGCGGAATTTGGTATGGAGAAGACATGGACAGGAGTGGTAAAGTTCGTTCAGCCTGGAATAGGCTTCTCCTGGAAGATGTGGTAGCACCCTCTTTTGCACGATTGCTTCTTTGTTTGAGAGAAGTGCTTGATCCCAGGGATTCGTACTTCTCCTTATGGCCAAGTGGATCTTTTGAAGCACCATGGAACATTTTAGTTGAGCAAATTTACAAAAATGTGTGCAATGCTCCTGTGCTGTTTTCGGATCTTGATGGGGGGAAATGGGTGTCCCCTGCCGATGCTTACCTTCATGATGAGGAATTCTCAAGGAGTAAAGAACTTGGTGATGCCTTGCTGCAGCTTGAGATGCCTATCGTTTGCCTCCCAAGATCAGTTTTTGATATGCTTTTGAAGCACCCTTCCTTTTTCATTCCAAAAGTGGTTACTCCAGATAGGGTGCGCAACTTTCTCAAAGGATGCAAAACGCTCTCAACTTTGAAGAAATCGTTGAAGCTAGTATTATTAGAGTATTGCCTGGATGATCTGACTGATGATGATGTTTGCACACAAGCCAGCAACCTGAAATTGCTTCCGTTAGCAAATGGTGACTTTGGTTTCTTTTCTGGAAGTGCAGAAGCTGTCGCCTATTTTATTTGTGACGAATTGGATCATATGCTTTTACAGAAAGCATACGACAGAGTAATTGATAGGAATATACCTCCAGGTTTATATAGCAGACTTTTTGCCATTGCAGAGTCACAAACAGCAAATCTTGCAATTTTCAGTATCCAAAATTTGCTTCAGTTATTTCCGAGGCTTGTACCTGCTGAATGGAAATACAGAACCAAGATTTCCTGGCATCCAGACTCTAACCCAGACCATCCTTCGTCTTCGTGGTTTGTTCTCTTCTGGCAGTATCTCGAGAAACAGTGTGAGAGCCTTTTATTATTTCGTGATTGGCCAATCTTGCCATCCACATCTGGCTATTTGTATATACTCTCTGCACAGTCAAAATTGATCAATGCGGAGAAGCTTCCCGATGCTGTCAGAAATGTCTTGGAGAAGATTGGTAGCAAAATATTAAACAACAATTTCAAAGTTAAACATTCAGACTTGTCCTCCTTCGTTTCAGATGCTACTTACACAGGCGTCTTAGAATCCGTTTTTGATGCTGCCTCTTCAGATATGGAAGGggtacaaaatttaatttataatttgaatgTTGAAGAGAAGGATGAACTTCGTAGTTTTCTTTTGGATCCAAAATGGCACATGGGGAATCAGGTTGGCGATCTATATCTCAGAAACTGCAAGATTTTACCCATTTATCGTGTATATGGAGAAACATGTACTCAAGAATCCGATTATTCTGATCTTGTTAATCCTCCTAAGTACTTACCTCCATCAGATGTGCCTGCCTGTCTTCTAGGATGTGAGTTTATTCTAAGCAGCAAAAGTAGGGAAGAAGATGTTTTGTCCAGGTACTATGGCATTGAGAGAATGAGGAAGAGTAATTTCTACAGACAGCATGTTTTCAGCAGAATTGAAATTCTGCAACCTGAGATTCGTGATCAGGTGATGATTTCTATTTTGCAGAATCTTCCACAACTATGTATGGAAGATAGATCCTTAAGGGAAGAATTGCAGAATCTAGAATTTGTTCCAACTGTAACTGGTCCTCTTAAACGCCCATCTGTTTTATACGATCCTCGTAATGAAGAGTTATATGCTTTGTTGGAAGATTCAGATTGTTTCCCTGGCAGTGGATTCCAGAAATCTGCGATTCTGGACATGCTTCAAGGTTTGGGCCTTAGAACAACTGTTTCTCCTGAGACGATTTTAGAGAGTGCACGATTGGTGGAGCGACTGATGAGCATGGATCTGGAAAAGGCCCATTCACGAGGTAAAGTGCTTTTCTCATTTCTAGAGGTCAATGCTATGAAGTGGCTGCCTAATCAGTCGAGTGAAGATGATGGGGCTATTAACAGAATATTCTCAAGAGCTGCGACGGCTTTCAGACCACGAAATCTGACATGTAACCTTGTTAAGTTCTGGAGCGAACTTAAAATGATTTGCTGGTGCCCTGTTTTAGCTTCTGCTCCATTTCAAACTTTACCATGGCCAGTTGTCACATCTACTGTTGCGCCTCCGAAGCTTGTACGTCCGAAGACAGATATGTGGCTTGTGTCTGCATCCATGCGGATACTGGATGGTGAATGTTCTTCTACACCTCTTGCATATAACTTGGGGTGGTTATCACATCCAGGAGGAAGTGCAATTGCGGCTCAATTGCTTGAACTTGGAAAGAACAATGAAATTCTGATTGATCAGGTTCTTCGGCAGGAACTAGCTTTGGCGATGCCGAAGATATATTCAATTCTTGCAGGATTACTTGGTTCAGATGAGATGGACATTGTTAAGGCTGTACTTGAAGGTAGTCGCTGGATCTGGGTGGGGGATGGATTTGCTACTTTGAGTGAGGTTGTTCTTGATGGCCCTCTTCATCTTGTTCCCTACATTCGTGTTATCCCTACCGACTTGGCTGTTTTTAGGAAGCTGTTCGTGGAGCTTGGGGTTCGAGAATTTTTAACTCCATCTGATTATGCTGATGTTTTATGTAGAATAGCTGAAAGGAAAGGTAATTCACCTCTTGATCCACAAGAAATCAGGGCAGCTGTGCTAATTGCGCAGCAGTTGGCTGAAGCGCAATTTCTTGACAAAGTCACAATCTATTTACCTGATGTTGCTGGTCGTCTGTTTCCTTCAAGTGACTTGGTCTACAATGACGCTCCATGGTTGACTGCATCAGACAATCATAGTAGCTCATTTAGTGCAGAGTCTACAATGCTATTGAATGCGAAAAGAACAATGCAAAAGTTTATTCACGGCAATCTTTCGAATGAGGTAGCAGAGAAACTTGGTGCTCGCTCTCTCCGTAGAGTCTTGCTAGCGGAAAGTGCTGATTCAATGAATTTTAGTTTATCTGGGGCTGCTGAGGCTTTTGGACAGCATGAGGCATTGACCACCAGACTTAAACACATACTAGAAATGTATGCTGATGGGCCTGGGATTCTTTTTGAGCTGGTTCAGAACGCGGAAGATGCAGGAGCTTCTGAGGTGACATTCCTTTTGGATAGGACTCATTATGGGACTTCTTCACTCCTCTCTCCTGAAATGGCAGATTGGCAAGGCCCTGCTCTGTATTGTTTCAACAACTCGGTTTTTACCCAACAAGATATGTATGCAATCTCACGCATTGGTCAAGCAAGCAAACTTGAAAAGCCTCTTGCGATTGGAAGATTTGGGCTGGGATTTAACTGTGTTTATCATTTCACAGATATCCCGGGTTTCGTTTCTGGAGAAAACATTGTTATGTTTGATCCCCATGCCAATCATTTGCCTGGCATCTCTCCAACTCACCCAGGCTTGCGGATTAAATTTGCTGGAAGAAATATATTGGACCAGTTTCCTGATCAGTTTGCACCATTCTTACATTTTGGTTGCGACTTAGAGCATACATTTCCTGGAACACTCTTTCGGTTTCCTCTCAGAAACGCAAATGTTGCTCCTAGAAGtcatataaagaaagaaacatataCTCCTGAAGATGTGTTATCCCTCTTCACTTCCTTTTCTGGTGTTGTTTCGGAGGCCTTAATTTTCCTGAGGAATGTAAAATCAGTATCCATTTTTGTTAAGGAAGGAGCTGGTCATGAAATGCAGTTACTGCATCGTGTTTGCAAAGATTACAGTGTTGGGAAAGATACGGAACCAAAGCCATCAAATCAAGTGTTTAGTCTTCTTGATGAAAATCTTTCTGCTGGAATGAACAAAGATCAGTTACTAAAAAAACTAAGCAGCACTGTAGTTAAAGATCTTCCCTATAAATGTCAGAAGGTTGTGGTGACTGAGCAAGATTCGTCGGGCTGTACTTCACATGGATGGATAACAGGTGAATATCTGAATGCCGGGGTAAGTAAAAAGCACTTAAATCTTCCAGAAATGTCCCATAAGTTAATACCGTGGGCTAGTGTTGCCGTCCTTATAAATTCTGTCAAGACTGATGAAACAGAGAACGCGGCTGCTAGCAATTCTGATATATTTGGGCCATCCACAATCTCAGCTCAGAATAGAAGAAATTTTGGGGGGCGTGCTTTTTGCTTTCTGCCTCTACCTATAACTACTGGCCTCCCTGCGCATATTAATGCATATTTTGAGTTGTCATCCAACAGGAGGGATCTTTGGTTTGGTAATGACATGGCAGGGGGTGGAAAAGTACGGTCGGATTGGAATCTTTACTTGATCGAGGAAGTTGTTGTACCAGCCTATGGTCATTTGCTTGAAAAAATTGCATCTGAACTTGGTCCATGTAATTTGTTCTTCTCTGTCTGGCCAGTAACTCTAGGAGCAGAACCGTGGGCATCCTTGGTTCGGAAACTCTACGGTTTTATTGCGAACAATGGTCTTCGTGTGTTACATACTAAAGCAAGAGGGGGCCAATGGATTTCAACTAAGCAAGCAATTTACCCTGATTTCAGCTTTCCTAAGGCAGATGAGCTAGTTGATGTCCTTGCGGACGCTGGTCTCCCTGTCATTAACATCTCGAAGTCAGTTGCGGAAAGATTCAGAGAGGCTTGTTCATCTTTGCATTTTCTGACACCCCAATTGTTAAGGACCTTGTTGACCCGGCGAAAACGTGAGTTTAAGGATAGAAGTGGCTTGGTCTTGGCACTAGAATACTGTATTCTTGACTTAGAA